The Fibrobacter sp. UWB16 genomic interval CGGTACGTATCGCCCGGATACAGGCGAACTTCACGACGGATCACCTTTTCGTTCGTCTTGGTGTTGCCACGCACATGGACCTTGTGGATCTGGGCAGGCAAGCCTTCGTTCATCTTGTAAGTGAGGTTCACGACAGAATCGTTTTCGAAGGTGCGCTCTTCGTCGAACTGAGCAAAGAGGTAACCGTCTTCACGGTAAGAATCGAGCAAAGCCTTACGGGATGCTTCGTAGACATATTGGTCAAACACGGCGCCGCTATCGAGACGGAACACATAACCCAGCATGGCGTCGCTCTGGACTTCGTTACCCGTAAAGTGGAGTCCACCCATGTAGTAACGGCGACCTTCGGTCACGTCGATATGGACAATAATATCGCTAGAAGTCTTGATGTTATCGTACTTGTAAAGAGCCGGAACCAAGTCTTCAATCATGTAGCGCACGAGGAGCTTGCTTTCATAAGCGGAGCGCTTCTTGATCTTGAGGAGGGAATCAATCTTCGGATTATTCCACTTGCGGTCAGCCACCAAGCCAAGCCATTCATTTCGGGCGGTTTCGTAGCGGATAATGTCGTTCAGGAATTTCCATGCGCTTTCTTCGTCCTTGACTTGCGGCAGGCGTCTTGTAAGCGGGTTCTTATCCCCGGCCTTGCGCATGTTCCTATAATAGTGAGTCACTTCCATTGTCGGCTTACCCGCCATCTTGTAGAGCGGGTTAGATGTATCGGCAATGGCGTCGTTCAGCTGAGTGTAAAGCGGAGCCAGGCGTTCTCCAACCGGCACCATGCGTCCAAGATAGAACAGGCAGCTGGAATCCGGAAGGTATTCGGCATGGTAGTCGTTCAGTTCTGCATCCAGGTAACCGAAATGGCGGAAGACGTTCAGCACGGTATCGCGGTCGGCTTCAAAGACATTTTCCTTGAATTCACCACCACCCCACCACTGGTTTTCTTTCGAAAGCATGTGGTCCGTGATTTCTTCGACCGGCACATGGTCATTGCCTTTCACATCGAAACCGCGGATACGGACCTTGGAACCTTCACGGATTACAAAGGTCACCTTGTTCTGGTATTCGTCCACCGATTCTTCGCGTATTCCAATTTCAGCAAGCAAGAAGCCTTCGGAACGATAATGGTCAAGCATGGCCTGGCGCGTGCGTTCCAATTGAGCCTTGCTATAGACCTGACCAGAAATCATGTGAATTTTCAAACGGAGGTCATCTTCAGATACTTCGTCACAGCCGTCCAAAATAGCGGTATCAAGAGCCGGGAGTTCCTTCACTTTGAACACCAGGTCTACATAAGAACCTTCATCATCAGTGTAATCCACCCAGGCGGTCACATCGTCAAACAGGCCCGAAGCATAAAGCGAGCTCACGGAATTCTGGACTTTTTCAGAAAGCGACGTCGGAGAATAGCTCTGACCGGTACGGATGCCGATACGTCCGAGGACCGAACGTTCATCCATATGATGGGTACCTTCGACACGAATCTTGTTGATCTTATTCTCAACCATATACTTGTCGGAAATCTGCGACATGTCCAACAGCTGGGCATTCGACATACCGACCAAAGCAAGAACAAATAAAAGCGAACGAGAACGCAGAATAGACCTACCTATAAAAGCAGTTTATTTAAATTTTCTGCCCAAAAATACAAAAATTACATTCCCCCGCCCACACGAGTTTTTTAAAAAAGCCCAATCCGCCGATGAATAAACAGTAATAAAGGAATAAGGGTTATATCGTCCCGTTTTTTACACTTTTTGAAAGCGTTACGCTATGCGCAAAGGGGACCCATATATATGGATAAAGGCAAGCCGAGCATTTTCGCAAAGAAAAAGAAACGCTCCTAAATTAAACGCAACGCAAGCGCATTATATATATTTAAGGCGAAAAATTTTAACCTAACCCTCTAATGAAGGATACTATGCGATCTACAGCCTGGAACGACGAAGAAAACAAAGTCCTGCCCGAAATGGCGCTTGACTTTATGCCCGAAGAAAAATTGCGCGAATTGCAGTTGCAGCGTTTGCGTGCAACTGTGAAGCTCGCCTACGAGAAGGTCCCGCTGTTCCACGACCGCATGGTCGAAAAGGGCGTTACGCCCGATGACATCAAGACTTTGAAGGACATCGTAAAGATTCCGTTCTCCATGAAGAAGGACTTGCGCGACACTTATCCGTACGGTCTCTTTGCCGTCGACATGAGCGAAGTCGTGCGCCTGCATGCAAGCTCCGGCACTACCGGTAAACCGATCGTTGTCGGTTACACCAAGGAAGACATGGAAGTCTGGGCACAGGTCGTCAAGCGCGGCCTCCTCGCCTGCGGTTTCCGCAGCACGGACATTGTGCAGAACTTCTACGGCTACGGCCTCTTTACGGGCGGTCTCGGCATTCACGGCGGTTTCGAAGCCCTCGGCGCCACAGTCGTGCCGATTAGCGGAGGCAATACCGAACGCCAGGTGATGCTCATGAAGGACTTCGGCGTGACCGCAGTCGGAGGCACCCCGAGCTACTTTGTCCGCATTATCGACGTTGCTGAAAAGATGGGCGTCGACATTTCCAAGTTGAACGTGAAGCGCGGCATCTTCGGTGCAGAACCGTGGAGCGATGGCATGCGCGACTACATCGAAGAAAAGACGGGCATCAAGGCTTACGATATTTACGGACTTTCTGAAATTGTCGGCCCGGGCGTGGGTTGCGAATGCGAATGCCGCGACGGCATCCACATTTTCGAAGACCACTTCTACCCTGAAATCGTGGACCCGGAAACGCTTGAACCGCTTCCGGACGGCGAGGAAGGCGAACTCGTCATCAGCACGCTCAGCAAGCGCGCTATGCCGATCCTCCGCTACCGCACCCGCGACATCACCGCTATTGAAAAGACCAAGTGCGCATGCGGCCGTACCATCCGCCGTATCCGCCGCATTGGCCGCCGCAGCGACGACATGATTATCATGCGTGGCGTGAACGTGTTCCCGAGCCAGATCGAAACAGCTCTCCTCCGCGCAGAAAAGGCTTTGCCGCATTACCAGATTGTGCTCGACACCAAGAACAACATGGATACGCTCGAAGTCAAGGTCGAAGTTTCTCGCGACATGGTGAGCGACTCCATGAGCGATATGGAACAGCTCTCCAAGAAGTTCAAGCACTCCATCGAACAGATTCTTGGCATCTCCGTGATTGTCACGCTCTGCGAACCGGATTCTCTGCCGCGTAGCGAAGGCAAGGCCAAGCGCGTCATCGACAACAGAAAGAAGATTTAAGAAGGAGAAAAAAAATGAAAATTCCACAGGTTTCAGTTTTCGTGTCGAACCGCCCGGGTCGTCTCCAGGCTGTTTGCCGCTCGCTCGCTGATGCAGGCATCAACCTTCTCTCGCTCACGCTCGCCGATTCCGGCGAATTCGGCCTTATCCGCCTGATTGTGAACGATTCTGAAAAGGCTGTCAATGTTCTTGCCAAGGCTGGCCTCAGCGCAACCGTTACCGACGTTGTCGCATGCCCTGTTGCAGACAAGGTTGGCGGTCTTGCAGACCTTCTCGACGTTCTCGGCGACTTGCAGATTGACTACATGTACGCCTACCCGTCCGAATGCTCGACGGCAACGAACGTCATGATTCTTCGCTTTAGCGATACCGAAAAGGCGCTCAAGGTCTTGGAAGAAAAGAACTTCAAGACTCTCAGCACCACAGAAATGCTGGGCTAAAATTGCGAGTTGCGCAGTCTGTGCAAGTTAAACGCGCAGACGAGATGCGCGAATGCGCGGACTAAACTACGCACGCTATTGCAAACAAAAACAGCTAAACGGTTTCCCGTTTAGCTGTTTTATTATGGATTTCAAGTAAGTGAAACTTGACTTTCGAGAGCCCGCAGGCTACCTGAACACGGCGGTAACAGACGTGACTTCACCCGGGTTCACCTTGCGGGTCATATCCGTGACGCCATCGCTCCAGCCCGTGAACGTGCTGCCAGAATTTGCCTGAGCCGTAAGCGTGACCGGCACATCCCTGTAGAGCGAGACAGTCATCGAAGACTTATCCAGAGCAAGGCCATCCACGAGAATCGTGCCAGAACCCTGCGCCGTAAACGTCATTTCAACCGGAGAAGAAAGCGTAAAGTACGATTCCATCTGTTCACGAACTTTCGCCTGACGCGTCTGGGCAAAGCTCTTTATCGTTTCCAAAGCTTTGCTCATGCTAGATGCATTATAGCCCCAGAATTCCTGATCGCGCGCCACTTCAGGTTCCACCTGCGACTGCAAATCGTTGATACGCTTGAGGAGCCTATCCGCCGAGAAGTTCATCGAAAGGAGCACGCTAAAGCGGTTGATAAACGCATTCTTGAAGCCCTCGTTACTGAGCAAGCGAATCATAAGAATCGTGTGCGGAGAAATAGAGCCGTTCGTCACCTGCTGCTGGCCACCGCCCATGCCACCCATGCCGAAGCCCATTCCCATACCCATGCCACTTGTGCCGCTAGCATTCGTCACATAGCTGAACACGTTTCCGGTCTGGGTATTGTAAGACACGCCGAAGCCAAAGTCCGTATCGTACATGAACCATTTCCACTTCGTCTTCTGACTTGCGACACGCCACTTCTTCATATTGTTGTGCGGCCAGTCGCTATTGTTCAAGAACATTTCAGCCTGCATGTAATTCATGTAGTTGTCGACATCAACCTGGTCTGCAATCTTCTTGTAGTTTGCATCCGATTTCAAATCGTTGTTCTGCAGCCAATCCAACATAGATTTGTAATCCGCAGAAGAACCGACACTCGCTTCATCTGTACCGCTAGATGTTGTTGCAAGAAGGTCAATATCGTTCGGGTCATAGCCGTACTTGGTTTCGTAATAGTATTCGTTGTTGCGTTCACGCAAGTCATGGATACCGTAATACTTGCCATTGTAATACACGATAACATAACGGCCACGCTGGTAATCAACGCCCAAACCTTCTGTCATCGAAGTGCCCACACGGTCGCGCACGTAATCGTCGCCGGAATTGTTACCAAAGTTTCTGAGCGAGAAAGCCTTAAACTTCTTGAGTTCCGGATAATCCGGGAACAGCGTGTATTTCAGGCGCTTTTCGCCATACTCTTCGCGCAGCGTCACCGCAAAGGACTTCTTTTCTTTTGCACGGCTGTACTGGCCAGAAATCTTGTAGTCGCCCATCACGCCAAAAGCCGGAGCCTGCGGCTTGCCAGGTTCAAACATTTCCACATAAACCGGGAGTTCTCGGTTGCTCCAGAAGTTTGCGCCCTTCTTCGGGTCCATCATCGAAGCATTATTGCCCGTCATGTAAAGGCCGGAATCGGGGCTGAACATCGAAAGCAGATCGGTCGTCACAAAGAGCGCGGCAAGCGTGGGTTGCTTTTCGAAAACGTAAGTACGAATAATTTCTTCACTCGGATAAGAGCCACCGACATACGCACGGCAACGCAAAACCGTCGTAGCGCTAATCGTCACCGTAGTCTGCACCACCGGAGAGTTTGAAGTCGGTTCGGCGCCGCCCTGTTCGCAACGAGTGCCCGCCGGGAATGTCGCCGTCACCGCAGACGTGTAGAAACCAGAAGGCGGAATGTTCACTTCGGCAACTTGAACTTGTTCTGCAAAGACCTCGCCCGCCGTATTGCCATAAGGCGACGGAGTCGCAAAGCCCCACTTGCCCGCGCCATCACGAGACCATGAAGCGGTCGTCGGAACGGCACCAAAACGCACAGAATCCAGCAAAGCGCCTTCGGCATTTACAAAGTACAAAGCACCGCCATCCTTGTCCACCTTGAACGAAGCGTGCGGTTCATGGCCGCGATTGCGAGCAATGTACGACGTAATCTGAATGGTCGTCGATTCACTTCCCTGAGTTTCAGTTGCAAAAGTTGTTGCCGTTACATTGTTGCGCTTGAGGTCCTTCGCATTATCATCTAAGCGGACATAGAACACCGATGACAAATCACCCGTACCGCGGAGATTCTTGCCGCTCCAACTGCTGAGCGAATCGCCTTCCTTAAAGTTCACACGGATTTTGTGATTTTTGGTGATAAAGCCACGGACAACAAGCTGGTTGACCTTGCTAAGGCTAGACGCATTATTGGTCTTGACAACCACGCGAGAGTAATCCCCACCCTGGGCAACCTTCATCACAGACCCAATCTGGACAGAGCCATTTTCGCTAAAGCAGAGCGAAGACTTGCCTTGCAAATTTTCGACGTTGTTGCCAGAAGAAGCAGCACCGGTATTGCCACCCATACCGCCCATGCCGCCACCCATGTTGCCGCCCCAGCCGCCGCCACCCCAGTTGCCCATTCCGCCACCGAAATCGCCAAAGTTGAAGCCGCCCATGCCACCCGATGCAGATTCAGAACTGCAATCCGAGCTCATCATATTAAGCGAATCAGAAGGCAAGACATAGTCAGGATAATTCTTGCCCGAAAGGAAAACGATCATGAAACTTTTGGCAGGAACAGTCGCATTGCCAAAGACCCAACGACGCGGATTAGACAAATCATCCGTAAGCGAATAGCCCTTCAAACTCATCGGAGCATCGGACGAGTTGTAAAATTCAACCCATCCCGGATCGTTGCCGTCATTGTCCTTGAGATTTGCATTTGTCGGAGAAACTTCCGAGAAGAACACCGGGCTATTCCCTTCGAAATGCGGAATAACAGTAGCGGCGCTCGAAGCCGGAGGAACCTGAGCACTAGAAGTGGGAACTAATGCCGAAGAAGATGACTGAACTACAGGAGACGACGTTCCCGGAACACCCGCGGAGGAGCTACCCGGAATGCCAGCTGAAGAAAGTCCCGGAGCAAAAGACGAACTGGACCAACCGCCCAATTGACCGTCATTGGAATCGGAGCTAATTTCACCAATTCCCGGAGCCGCCATGCCGAAATCCGAAGAATTCGAATCACCGCATGCGGATAAAACCAAACCAAAACTAATCCCAAATAACGCTACACCAGAAAAGATTTTTTTCATGTCTGATCCCTTAGAATTGAGCGATACATTTTGAGCGCCACACCAATCCAATCCTTGAGTTAAGTATATATTTAGCCGCGTTGCAAAAGCCTCTTTTTTTAACTTCACGTTGTAAAAGGATTGAGCATTTGACAACACGCAAAAAAGCGGAACAAGGCGTTCCGTTTTACTATTTTTGTCGTGAAAAAATTTTAACAAAAGCAGGATTTTACATGAATTTCAGCGACTTCAGCAAGGCGAGCCAGCAGTTCAATCAGTTCAGCCCCGAGATGAAAGAACAGATGATGAAGATGGCAAAAGCCCGCGTAAAGGAAAAATTACTCAAGTGGTTTGCAACACCGACATTTGTGCTGCTCGGAATTGTTCTCGGTGCAGTCATCGGTGCGCTCACCGCATGCTTCGGCGACATCAGCGACAGACTTTCTGCCATCCGCGATGCAAACCCATTGTACTTTATCCCCGCCCTCGCCATCGGCGGTGCCGCTATCGTATTCGCTTATAAGAAATGGGGACGCTGGACAGAACGCGGCATGGACCAGGTCTTCGCCGTAGGACTCAACAAGGAATCTGACTTTCCACTCGTCTCTATCCCGATGGCCGCTGTGAGCACTTGGCTGACGCAACTCTTCGGCGGAAGCGCAGGTCGTGAAGGCGCCGCTATGCAAATCGGTTCCGCACTTTCGTACAACATAAGCAAGAAGTTGCCGTTTGAAAATGCTGCACACGTTATGCTCGTGACCGGGCTTGCCGCAGGCTTCGCTGGAATCTTCCAGGCCCCGATGGCAGCTACCGCATTTGCTTTGGAAGTTCTGCTCGTTGGCCACTTGGAACTTGGAGCATTGCTCCCCGCCGCTGCTGCCGCATTCACCGCCTGCAAAGTTTCGAGCATGCTTGGATTCCACAAGTTCAGCGTAGATTTGAACAGCGTTCTCGACGCAAGTGGATTTTCGGCAAGTATTTTCACGAACGAAGGCGCACTCGACGGCAAG includes:
- a CDS encoding chloride channel protein, whose translation is MNFSDFSKASQQFNQFSPEMKEQMMKMAKARVKEKLLKWFATPTFVLLGIVLGAVIGALTACFGDISDRLSAIRDANPLYFIPALAIGGAAIVFAYKKWGRWTERGMDQVFAVGLNKESDFPLVSIPMAAVSTWLTQLFGGSAGREGAAMQIGSALSYNISKKLPFENAAHVMLVTGLAAGFAGIFQAPMAATAFALEVLLVGHLELGALLPAAAAAFTACKVSSMLGFHKFSVDLNSVLDASGFSASIFTNEGALDGKFLVKLALMGVLFGIVGGGFAKLLGLSQNFFAKKFPNNIKRIAIMGVGISALLFVFFQGRYAGLGTNLLDLSFGINAAGTADLIGNVAGYDWILKFALTILTLSAGFIGGVVTPLFAIGATFGVFVAGMFGMPLPLAAALGFAAVFASASNTLWAPILIAGEIFGFNCLPAFFIVCTVAYICNGGQSIYKQKKIRIKI
- a CDS encoding CotH kinase family protein — encoded protein: MKKIFSGVALFGISFGLVLSACGDSNSSDFGMAAPGIGEISSDSNDGQLGGWSSSSFAPGLSSAGIPGSSSAGVPGTSSPVVQSSSSALVPTSSAQVPPASSAATVIPHFEGNSPVFFSEVSPTNANLKDNDGNDPGWVEFYNSSDAPMSLKGYSLTDDLSNPRRWVFGNATVPAKSFMIVFLSGKNYPDYVLPSDSLNMMSSDCSSESASGGMGGFNFGDFGGGMGNWGGGGWGGNMGGGMGGMGGNTGAASSGNNVENLQGKSSLCFSENGSVQIGSVMKVAQGGDYSRVVVKTNNASSLSKVNQLVVRGFITKNHKIRVNFKEGDSLSSWSGKNLRGTGDLSSVFYVRLDDNAKDLKRNNVTATTFATETQGSESTTIQITSYIARNRGHEPHASFKVDKDGGALYFVNAEGALLDSVRFGAVPTTASWSRDGAGKWGFATPSPYGNTAGEVFAEQVQVAEVNIPPSGFYTSAVTATFPAGTRCEQGGAEPTSNSPVVQTTVTISATTVLRCRAYVGGSYPSEEIIRTYVFEKQPTLAALFVTTDLLSMFSPDSGLYMTGNNASMMDPKKGANFWSNRELPVYVEMFEPGKPQAPAFGVMGDYKISGQYSRAKEKKSFAVTLREEYGEKRLKYTLFPDYPELKKFKAFSLRNFGNNSGDDYVRDRVGTSMTEGLGVDYQRGRYVIVYYNGKYYGIHDLRERNNEYYYETKYGYDPNDIDLLATTSSGTDEASVGSSADYKSMLDWLQNNDLKSDANYKKIADQVDVDNYMNYMQAEMFLNNSDWPHNNMKKWRVASQKTKWKWFMYDTDFGFGVSYNTQTGNVFSYVTNASGTSGMGMGMGFGMGGMGGGQQQVTNGSISPHTILMIRLLSNEGFKNAFINRFSVLLSMNFSADRLLKRINDLQSQVEPEVARDQEFWGYNASSMSKALETIKSFAQTRQAKVREQMESYFTLSSPVEMTFTAQGSGTILVDGLALDKSSMTVSLYRDVPVTLTAQANSGSTFTGWSDGVTDMTRKVNPGEVTSVTAVFR
- a CDS encoding phenylacetate--CoA ligase family protein, which gives rise to MRSTAWNDEENKVLPEMALDFMPEEKLRELQLQRLRATVKLAYEKVPLFHDRMVEKGVTPDDIKTLKDIVKIPFSMKKDLRDTYPYGLFAVDMSEVVRLHASSGTTGKPIVVGYTKEDMEVWAQVVKRGLLACGFRSTDIVQNFYGYGLFTGGLGIHGGFEALGATVVPISGGNTERQVMLMKDFGVTAVGGTPSYFVRIIDVAEKMGVDISKLNVKRGIFGAEPWSDGMRDYIEEKTGIKAYDIYGLSEIVGPGVGCECECRDGIHIFEDHFYPEIVDPETLEPLPDGEEGELVISTLSKRAMPILRYRTRDITAIEKTKCACGRTIRRIRRIGRRSDDMIIMRGVNVFPSQIETALLRAEKALPHYQIVLDTKNNMDTLEVKVEVSRDMVSDSMSDMEQLSKKFKHSIEQILGISVIVTLCEPDSLPRSEGKAKRVIDNRKKI
- a CDS encoding outer membrane protein assembly factor, which produces MSNAQLLDMSQISDKYMVENKINKIRVEGTHHMDERSVLGRIGIRTGQSYSPTSLSEKVQNSVSSLYASGLFDDVTAWVDYTDDEGSYVDLVFKVKELPALDTAILDGCDEVSEDDLRLKIHMISGQVYSKAQLERTRQAMLDHYRSEGFLLAEIGIREESVDEYQNKVTFVIREGSKVRIRGFDVKGNDHVPVEEITDHMLSKENQWWGGGEFKENVFEADRDTVLNVFRHFGYLDAELNDYHAEYLPDSSCLFYLGRMVPVGERLAPLYTQLNDAIADTSNPLYKMAGKPTMEVTHYYRNMRKAGDKNPLTRRLPQVKDEESAWKFLNDIIRYETARNEWLGLVADRKWNNPKIDSLLKIKKRSAYESKLLVRYMIEDLVPALYKYDNIKTSSDIIVHIDVTEGRRYYMGGLHFTGNEVQSDAMLGYVFRLDSGAVFDQYVYEASRKALLDSYREDGYLFAQFDEERTFENDSVVNLTYKMNEGLPAQIHKVHVRGNTKTNEKVIRREVRLYPGDTYRQSALERSFRDIMQLNYFDMVVPDIKVVGEQEVDLDFAVQEKQAGTGQFSLGVSYSESDGFVGTASISIPNCCMGDGQQAALNLEYGADKKSATISFTEPWFLDKPITLGASLSYSWWNMEDYGDPDITRYGGSIFAGKRLKWPDDYFYGQIGYSWLMNDQGPNIANSYVVYTGIESAFNFRIQRDDKNLPQFPTDGSRYVLDVQWANAAFGSDFEFVKADLSIKWWFPLFRDRLSIALTNEYGVIFGDKLQHRTLYRMGGVLGYDGMLRGYGSGSIGNSRLGRSYQYIGAELQLGLVPQTFYLLPFFFDAGNVFGERIDTNNRIDKPKKNPLSEWDPTTLKKDIGFGFRVVVPMLGIIGFDFAWPLDPGEAYNGTKYSKVGDMEFNFVIGQAF
- a CDS encoding ACT domain-containing protein, with translation MKIPQVSVFVSNRPGRLQAVCRSLADAGINLLSLTLADSGEFGLIRLIVNDSEKAVNVLAKAGLSATVTDVVACPVADKVGGLADLLDVLGDLQIDYMYAYPSECSTATNVMILRFSDTEKALKVLEEKNFKTLSTTEMLG